The proteins below come from a single Tissierella sp. MB52-C2 genomic window:
- a CDS encoding molybdopterin cofactor-binding domain-containing protein, with product MIGKGIRKTDSEALLGGKPVYTDDLVFHRDVLIVKILRSPHAFARIKNINVDIAKKVPGVVDIYTYKDVPQTRYSECGESLPEASPYDRLILEEIVRYVGDEVAIIVAEDEKTAEKAKKLIKVEYEVFEPILDPEKAENSTIRIHEDDSIISPFDFGYNNKKNIVSEFNYGHGDVEEEFKNCEVIIERTYQTQAQAHCMMETLRAYSYLDERGRMNIISANQSVYHMRRQTAKAIGLPISKVRVIKPRIGGGFGGKNVAITEPFVAFATLKTGRPCKLILSRKETFSATSVRHPIKVSVKIASDKEGNIKAIYMKALNNTGAYGSNGPAVTMEVGQNSLPLYAKVPAIKFEGKTVYTNMVPSGPLRGYGATQGSFAMDSAINELAIELGMDPIELKLKNTIRKGAVGGIIPQSIKSFNIEKCIERGKELIDWDEKYPRKEISPNKVRGIGMATAIHSSGISGIDAASVLMRLEEDGTYRLFTASSDLGTGSDTILCQIAAHALNTDMDGVNIHVGDTDACPYDTGAYASSTTYVTGNAVVRAAEKLKLKIIDKASKKLNMPSIDLVLEKDRVRHKEDESMFILLRTIGEEAVVGQDAEVLMADATYGTDYTPRPFLAGFAEVEVDTFTGQVELVNYVVAADCGTVINPTLAKIQLEGGLTQGIGLAMFEDVKYTKEGKLITDSFLQYNVPTKKDIGNITVEFQSDYEPTGPFGAKSIAESAVHTPPPAIANAIYNAVGVYIRDLPITSEKVYKGMKELRGQKS from the coding sequence ATGATAGGTAAAGGAATAAGAAAAACTGATAGCGAGGCACTTTTAGGCGGAAAACCTGTATATACAGATGACTTAGTCTTTCATAGAGATGTTTTAATAGTAAAAATCTTAAGAAGTCCCCATGCATTTGCTAGGATAAAAAATATAAATGTAGATATTGCAAAAAAAGTACCTGGAGTAGTAGATATATATACCTATAAAGATGTTCCGCAGACAAGATATTCAGAATGTGGAGAATCTTTACCAGAGGCTTCTCCCTATGATAGATTAATTTTAGAAGAGATTGTAAGATACGTAGGAGATGAAGTTGCAATAATTGTAGCAGAAGATGAAAAAACAGCGGAAAAGGCAAAGAAGCTAATAAAAGTAGAATATGAAGTATTTGAGCCAATATTAGACCCAGAGAAAGCTGAAAATAGTACAATCAGAATCCATGAAGATGATAGTATCATTTCCCCCTTTGACTTTGGATATAACAATAAGAAAAACATAGTATCTGAGTTTAATTATGGTCACGGAGATGTAGAAGAAGAATTCAAAAATTGTGAAGTTATAATAGAAAGAACTTATCAAACACAGGCTCAAGCTCATTGTATGATGGAAACTCTTAGGGCTTATTCTTATCTTGATGAAAGAGGAAGAATGAATATAATATCAGCAAATCAATCTGTTTACCATATGAGAAGACAAACGGCTAAAGCTATAGGGCTTCCCATATCAAAGGTTAGAGTTATAAAACCAAGAATAGGCGGAGGTTTTGGCGGAAAGAATGTGGCAATTACAGAACCCTTTGTAGCCTTTGCAACATTAAAAACTGGAAGACCTTGTAAACTAATATTAAGCAGAAAAGAAACTTTTAGTGCAACCAGTGTTCGTCATCCTATAAAAGTAAGTGTAAAAATAGCTTCAGATAAGGAAGGAAATATAAAAGCTATTTATATGAAAGCCCTAAACAATACAGGTGCATATGGGTCAAATGGTCCAGCTGTAACTATGGAAGTAGGACAAAATTCATTGCCTCTATATGCTAAAGTACCTGCCATAAAATTTGAGGGAAAAACCGTTTATACAAATATGGTGCCCTCAGGCCCCCTAAGAGGATATGGTGCAACTCAAGGTAGTTTTGCTATGGATTCAGCCATAAATGAGTTGGCTATTGAATTGGGAATGGACCCTATAGAACTTAAATTAAAGAACACCATAAGAAAAGGTGCTGTAGGAGGAATTATTCCTCAATCCATTAAGAGTTTCAATATAGAAAAATGTATAGAAAGAGGTAAAGAATTAATAGACTGGGATGAAAAATATCCTAGAAAAGAAATATCACCTAACAAGGTTAGGGGAATAGGTATGGCTACTGCTATTCATAGTTCAGGAATCTCAGGAATAGATGCTGCTTCTGTATTGATGAGATTAGAAGAAGATGGAACATATAGACTATTCACCGCTTCTTCAGATTTAGGCACAGGCTCAGACACCATACTTTGTCAAATAGCAGCTCATGCCTTAAATACCGATATGGATGGAGTAAATATTCATGTGGGAGATACAGATGCTTGTCCTTATGATACGGGAGCATATGCTTCATCTACAACTTATGTAACTGGAAATGCAGTAGTTAGAGCAGCAGAAAAATTAAAATTAAAAATAATAGATAAAGCATCTAAAAAACTTAATATGCCTAGTATAGACTTAGTTCTTGAAAAGGACAGAGTAAGACATAAAGAGGATGAAAGTATGTTTATACTTCTAAGGACAATAGGTGAAGAAGCTGTAGTAGGTCAAGATGCAGAAGTTTTAATGGCAGATGCTACCTATGGAACTGATTATACTCCAAGACCTTTTTTAGCAGGATTTGCAGAGGTAGAAGTCGATACATTTACTGGGCAAGTAGAACTTGTTAATTATGTAGTAGCAGCAGACTGTGGAACAGTGATCAATCCAACTTTAGCAAAGATTCAATTGGAAGGCGGATTAACTCAAGGTATAGGTTTAGCAATGTTTGAGGATGTTAAATACACTAAAGAAGGAAAATTGATTACAGACAGTTTCCTTCAATATAATGTTCCCACTAAGAAAGACATAGGCAATATAACTGTAGAATTCCAATCTGATTATGAGCCAACAGGACCTTTTGGAGCAAAGTCTATTGCTGAATCGGCAGTTCATACGCCACCACCAGCTATAGCCAATGCTATTTATAATGCTGTAGGTGTATATATAAGAGATTTGCCCATAACTTCAGAGAAAGTTTATAAAGGTATGAAAGAATTAAGAGGCCAAAAAAGTTAG